In Mycolicibacterium phocaicum, one DNA window encodes the following:
- a CDS encoding GreA/GreB family elongation factor, with translation MPSTNRIDARDQLILDGQAVPGAWVTVSFNGDPDDTDVFQLVLPAEAKALGDTCSVECPLGKALVASHVGETRRYVTESGRSMAITVLAVDSVNPNATAGR, from the coding sequence ATGCCATCCACCAACAGAATCGATGCCCGCGACCAGCTGATCCTCGACGGTCAGGCCGTGCCGGGCGCGTGGGTCACCGTGTCGTTCAACGGCGATCCCGACGATACGGACGTCTTCCAGCTCGTCCTGCCAGCCGAGGCAAAGGCGCTGGGCGACACCTGCTCCGTCGAGTGCCCGCTGGGCAAGGCGCTGGTCGCCTCGCACGTCGGCGAAACCCGCAGATACGTGACAGAATCCGGACGCAGCATGGCGATCACAGTCCTCGCCGTCGACAGCGTGAATCCGAACGCGACGGCGGGGCGCTGA
- a CDS encoding mechanosensitive ion channel family protein, which produces MHVYQLAFEWTETNRHWLIEVPIRIVSYAAIALIARLVLHRVIDRATTGRTGKPATTDEQSQTTRPPLLRYLRDRTESSNARKAAERRRQRAQTIGSVLKSTVSILLLIWLVLAILSVLGVNIAPFIASAGVVGLAIGFGAQNLVRDFVSGIFMLLEDQYGVGDNVDLGDVTGEVQTVGLRITTLRGGDGTIWYVRNGEIKRVGNMSQDYAVAQVEVPVALTADLDRAEEVALQAAEFAISDPAISDNVLGDLEMLGVQELSPDLLTLRMSVKTKPNTQGSVQRRVRREILRAYDEHGIALPYPQGRIHAVVGGRAAE; this is translated from the coding sequence GTGCATGTCTACCAACTGGCTTTCGAATGGACGGAAACGAACCGACACTGGCTGATCGAGGTCCCGATCCGGATCGTCTCGTACGCCGCGATCGCGCTGATCGCGCGGTTGGTCCTGCACCGGGTGATCGACCGCGCGACGACCGGTCGGACCGGCAAGCCCGCCACCACTGACGAGCAGTCGCAAACCACCCGTCCGCCACTGCTGCGCTACCTGCGCGACCGGACGGAGTCGTCGAACGCGCGCAAGGCCGCCGAACGGCGCCGCCAGCGTGCCCAGACAATCGGGTCGGTCCTGAAGTCGACGGTGTCGATCCTGCTGCTGATCTGGCTTGTCCTTGCCATCTTGAGCGTGCTGGGCGTGAACATCGCGCCGTTCATCGCCTCGGCCGGTGTCGTCGGCCTCGCGATCGGCTTCGGCGCGCAGAACCTGGTCCGCGACTTCGTCAGCGGCATTTTCATGCTGCTCGAAGATCAGTACGGTGTCGGCGACAACGTCGACCTCGGCGACGTGACGGGCGAGGTACAGACCGTCGGCTTGCGCATCACCACGCTGCGTGGCGGCGACGGCACCATTTGGTACGTCCGTAACGGCGAGATCAAGCGCGTCGGCAACATGAGCCAGGATTACGCCGTTGCGCAAGTGGAGGTTCCGGTCGCCCTGACCGCGGACCTCGACCGGGCGGAAGAGGTGGCCCTGCAAGCGGCCGAGTTCGCGATCAGTGATCCGGCGATCTCCGACAATGTGCTGGGTGACCTGGAAATGCTTGGCGTGCAGGAACTCTCACCGGATCTGCTGACTCTGCGGATGTCGGTGAAGACCAAGCCGAACACGCAGGGCTCGGTGCAGCGCCGCGTCCGCCGAGAGATTCTGCGGGCGTACGACGAACACGGCATCGCGCTGCCGTACCCGCAGGGCCGCATCCACGCGGTGGTGGGCGGCCGCGCAGCGGAGTAG
- a CDS encoding PDDEXK family nuclease yields the protein MLRTSTKLLEDLSDRFRQAGIEFSPDLVDPANTPKTRIYFFDAGRPVKGLQPTRELFKVESELSRFLWLNRQFLSSTTKNLRIRAQQQLLAPGSIIDLVAVDTKTKELVGIELKAEEPDQGIVAQAAKYMKALKAQAEAEGLRGARLMIITGQPDEQLEEAVQAHADKLGVKTDWLLYRVRFELRSAAV from the coding sequence TTGCTCCGTACATCGACCAAGCTGCTTGAAGACCTCAGTGATCGGTTCCGGCAAGCTGGTATCGAGTTCAGCCCTGATTTGGTAGACCCGGCCAACACACCGAAGACGCGAATCTACTTCTTCGACGCCGGTAGGCCGGTGAAGGGCTTGCAGCCCACGAGGGAGCTGTTCAAAGTCGAGAGCGAGTTGTCCCGATTCCTTTGGCTTAACCGACAATTTCTCAGCAGTACTACAAAGAACCTACGTATCAGAGCTCAGCAGCAGCTGTTGGCGCCGGGCTCGATAATCGATCTCGTCGCAGTGGACACGAAGACCAAGGAACTGGTCGGCATTGAATTGAAGGCCGAAGAGCCGGATCAAGGGATCGTTGCACAGGCGGCCAAATACATGAAGGCGCTCAAAGCTCAGGCCGAAGCCGAGGGCCTGCGTGGTGCTCGACTGATGATCATCACCGGCCAACCCGATGAGCAACTAGAAGAAGCGGTTCAGGCGCACGCAGACAAGCTCGGTGTAAAGACCGACTGGCTCCTCTATCGCGTTCGCTTCGAGCTCAGAAGCGCCGCAGTCTAA